A genomic stretch from Leptotrichia sp. HSP-536 includes:
- a CDS encoding SDR family oxidoreductase, translating to MTKIAVTGVTGNLGGMVSRLCKENGIKVRNLARNKEKAEKMGFSDVFKSNYDKSEDTVKSLEGIDVLFMVSGSENPNCVQQHKDFIDVAKIAGVSHIIYLSFYNASKNSVFTLGRDHYATEEYIKENSFKYTFLRDNFYADFFVNLCREYGEIKGPAGNGKVSVVVRSDVSEVAAKILENPEKWENQVLNMTGPEDLTMEEITKLASKYLGKEIKYIAETVDEAYESRKIWKAEQWEYDSWVSTYTAIAQNEQSGVSDDIEKVLGRKANSLAEYFRKL from the coding sequence ATGACTAAAATAGCAGTAACTGGAGTGACAGGAAATTTAGGTGGCATGGTTTCAAGATTATGCAAAGAAAATGGAATAAAAGTGAGAAATTTGGCTAGAAATAAGGAAAAAGCTGAAAAAATGGGATTTTCTGATGTTTTTAAATCAAATTACGACAAGTCAGAGGATACTGTAAAATCGCTTGAAGGAATTGATGTACTTTTTATGGTGTCAGGTTCAGAAAATCCTAACTGTGTTCAACAGCATAAGGATTTTATTGATGTGGCTAAAATAGCAGGAGTTTCGCACATTATTTATCTTTCGTTTTACAATGCTTCAAAAAACTCTGTATTTACACTAGGAAGAGATCATTATGCAACTGAAGAATACATTAAAGAAAATAGCTTTAAATATACGTTTTTGAGAGATAATTTTTATGCGGATTTTTTTGTAAATTTATGCAGAGAGTATGGTGAAATAAAAGGGCCTGCAGGAAATGGAAAAGTTTCGGTTGTGGTGCGTTCAGATGTATCAGAAGTGGCTGCTAAAATTTTAGAAAATCCAGAAAAATGGGAAAATCAAGTTTTAAATATGACAGGACCTGAAGATTTAACGATGGAGGAAATTACAAAACTTGCAAGTAAATATTTAGGTAAAGAAATTAAGTATATTGCTGAAACGGTAGATGAGGCTTATGAGTCACGTAAAATCTGGAAAGCTGAACAATGGGAATACGATTCGTGGGTTTCAACTTATACTGCAATTGCCCAAAATGAGCAATCAGGTGTTTCAGATGATATTGAGAAAGTATTGGGGCGTAAAGCAAATTCACTAGCTGAATATTTTAGAAAGTTATAA
- a CDS encoding type II toxin-antitoxin system death-on-curing family toxin → MIKYFEVCDILKIHNKVLELSGGLEGYKDKSGIEKVCDFVQNDLYYPEFLDKLTYIIFSISKNHFFNDGNKRTSIAVGAYFLIENGYDEKITEYIRDMENLVVEFAENKISREEFKEKLKKHI, encoded by the coding sequence ATGATTAAATATTTTGAAGTTTGTGACATTTTAAAAATACACAATAAAGTTTTAGAATTATCAGGTGGTTTAGAAGGATACAAGGATAAATCAGGAATAGAAAAAGTATGTGATTTCGTACAAAATGACTTATATTATCCTGAATTTTTAGATAAATTAACATATATAATTTTTAGTATATCGAAAAATCATTTTTTTAATGACGGAAATAAAAGGACTTCTATTGCTGTTGGAGCGTATTTTTTGATAGAAAATGGGTATGATGAAAAAATAACGGAATATATTAGGGATATGGAAAATTTAGTTGTTGAGTTTGCAGAAAATAAAATTAGTAGAGAAGAATTTAAAGAAAAATTGAAAAAACACATTTGA
- the leuS gene encoding leucine--tRNA ligase — protein MIKEYKPSEIEKKWQDKWFEEDVFKSENKVEGKENYYVLEMFAYPSGKLHVGHLRNYAIGDAIARYKKMKGFNVLHPFGWDSFGLPAENAAIDNGAHPGKWTKANIDNMRRQMKLMGLSYDWNRELSTYTPEYYKWNQKFFIEMYKKGLVYKKKSYVNWCPDCNTVLANEQVEDGKCWRHGKTDVIQKELSQWYFKITEYAEELLQGHEELRGHWPEQVLTMQKNWIGKSTGSEVDFILDYKFENDGNSHLKLNDNGEVVISVFTTRPDTLYGVTYATVAPEHPLVEEIILKENPSIREAVERMINEDKIVRTAEDKEKEGVFSGLYVINPVNGEKVQLWIANYVLMDYGTGAVMAVPAHDERDFQFSKKYNLDLKIVVNPVDKNGNLEEVSVEKMENALVNSGVLVNSEEFNGLNSNEAKEKITEKLEKIGFGKKTVNYRLHDWLISRQRYWGTPIPVIYDEDGNIYLEEEANLPVKLPTDIEFSGKGNPLETSEEFKNVILPNGKKGRRETDTMDTFVDSSWYYLRYLDSHNDKIPFKKEDADNWTPVHQYIGGIEHAVMHLLYARFFHKSLRDLGYVDTNEPFKRLLTQGMVLGPSYYSQNERRYLFPREVEMKDGKPVSKETGEELATKVEKMSKSKNNGVDPEEIVKEYGADSSRVFTLFAAPPEKELEWNMNGLAGAYRFINRLYLLISSTADFADKNATKENNYGINLDARSEKDKEIQKKLHQTVKKVTDSIEDDFHFNTAIAAIMELLNDMTTYKQNVIDKNDISSESKKVWHEVLEKVILLIAPFAPHVADELWSDLGNTTLTFEEEWPAFDEKLTVENNFNLVLQVNGKVRDMLPAQIGISKDDAEKLAFSSEKVQKFIKGKEVVKVIVVPNKLVNIAVKG, from the coding sequence ATGATAAAGGAATACAAACCGTCGGAAATTGAGAAAAAATGGCAGGATAAGTGGTTTGAAGAAGATGTTTTTAAATCGGAAAATAAGGTTGAGGGGAAAGAGAATTACTATGTGCTTGAGATGTTTGCGTATCCATCTGGAAAGCTTCATGTTGGGCATTTGAGAAATTATGCGATTGGAGATGCGATTGCAAGATACAAGAAGATGAAAGGGTTTAATGTGCTGCATCCGTTTGGATGGGACAGTTTTGGACTGCCTGCGGAAAATGCCGCGATTGACAATGGGGCACATCCTGGGAAATGGACTAAAGCGAACATTGACAATATGAGAAGGCAGATGAAGCTTATGGGGCTTTCTTATGATTGGAACAGGGAACTTAGCACTTATACTCCAGAATACTATAAGTGGAATCAGAAGTTTTTTATTGAAATGTATAAAAAAGGGCTTGTTTACAAGAAAAAATCTTATGTAAACTGGTGTCCTGACTGTAATACGGTTTTGGCGAATGAGCAAGTTGAAGATGGGAAATGCTGGCGTCACGGTAAAACTGATGTTATTCAAAAGGAATTGTCGCAATGGTACTTTAAAATTACAGAATATGCAGAAGAATTGCTGCAAGGGCATGAGGAACTTAGGGGACATTGGCCAGAGCAAGTATTGACAATGCAGAAAAACTGGATTGGAAAATCAACAGGATCTGAAGTTGACTTTATTTTAGATTATAAATTTGAAAATGATGGAAATTCACATTTAAAATTGAATGATAATGGAGAAGTTGTGATTTCTGTGTTTACGACAAGACCTGATACGCTTTATGGGGTTACGTATGCAACTGTTGCACCAGAGCATCCATTGGTTGAGGAAATTATTTTGAAAGAAAATCCTTCGATAAGAGAAGCTGTTGAAAGAATGATAAATGAAGATAAAATTGTACGTACAGCGGAAGATAAGGAAAAAGAAGGAGTATTTTCTGGACTTTATGTGATTAATCCTGTGAATGGCGAAAAAGTGCAATTATGGATTGCAAATTATGTGTTAATGGATTATGGGACTGGAGCAGTAATGGCAGTGCCAGCACATGATGAAAGAGATTTTCAGTTTTCTAAAAAATATAATTTAGATTTGAAAATTGTTGTAAATCCTGTTGATAAAAATGGGAATTTGGAAGAAGTTTCTGTTGAAAAAATGGAAAATGCCTTGGTAAATTCAGGAGTATTAGTAAATTCAGAAGAATTTAACGGATTAAATAGTAATGAAGCAAAAGAAAAAATAACTGAAAAATTAGAAAAAATTGGATTTGGTAAGAAAACAGTAAACTACAGACTGCATGACTGGCTAATCAGTAGACAAAGATATTGGGGAACACCAATTCCTGTGATTTATGATGAAGATGGGAATATTTACTTGGAAGAGGAAGCAAACTTGCCTGTGAAACTGCCTACAGATATTGAGTTTAGCGGAAAAGGAAATCCGCTTGAAACTTCTGAAGAATTTAAGAATGTAATTCTTCCAAATGGGAAAAAAGGGAGAAGAGAAACTGATACAATGGATACTTTCGTGGATTCTTCGTGGTACTATTTGAGATACTTGGATTCTCACAATGATAAAATACCGTTTAAAAAGGAAGATGCAGACAACTGGACTCCAGTTCATCAGTACATCGGTGGAATTGAGCATGCGGTAATGCACTTGCTTTATGCCAGATTTTTCCACAAATCACTAAGAGATTTAGGATATGTTGACACAAATGAGCCGTTTAAACGTCTTTTAACACAAGGAATGGTTTTAGGACCTTCTTACTATTCTCAAAATGAAAGAAGATACTTGTTTCCAAGAGAAGTGGAAATGAAGGATGGAAAGCCTGTTTCTAAGGAAACTGGGGAAGAATTGGCAACAAAAGTTGAAAAAATGAGTAAATCTAAAAATAACGGAGTAGATCCTGAAGAAATCGTGAAGGAATATGGAGCTGACTCTTCAAGAGTGTTTACATTATTTGCTGCACCGCCTGAAAAAGAATTGGAATGGAATATGAACGGACTTGCAGGGGCTTACAGATTCATAAACAGACTTTATCTGTTAATTTCGTCAACAGCTGATTTTGCTGATAAAAATGCAACAAAGGAAAATAATTACGGAATTAATTTAGATGCGAGAAGTGAGAAAGATAAGGAAATTCAGAAAAAATTACATCAGACTGTGAAAAAAGTTACAGACAGCATTGAAGACGATTTCCACTTTAACACAGCAATCGCTGCAATAATGGAACTTCTAAACGATATGACAACTTACAAGCAAAACGTAATTGACAAAAACGACATTTCATCAGAAAGTAAAAAAGTATGGCACGAAGTTCTTGAAAAAGTGATTTTATTAATTGCACCTTTTGCACCGCATGTAGCAGATGAATTATGGAGTGATTTGGGAAATACAACACTTACTTTTGAGGAAGAATGGCCAGCATTTGATGAAAAATTAACTGTGGAAAACAACTTTAACTTGGTTTTACAAGTAAATGGAAAAGTTAGGGATATGTTGCCTGCACAAATTGGAATTTCAAAAGATGATGCTGAAAAATTGGCATTTTCTTCAGAAAAAGTTCAGAAATTTATTAAAGGGAAAGAAGTTGTTAAGGTAATTGTTGTGCCTAATAAGCTGGTTAATATTGCTGTAAAAGGATAA
- a CDS encoding DEAD/DEAH box helicase: MDTYKMLKKEIRRYIYDQNWQQFTKIQNHSIKLYGESEDNLILIAPTGKTEVAFLPAINSIENWEKGIKIVYISPLIALINDQFNRISELCRYMEITVTRWHGEASQSKKRDILKNPKGILLITPESLEALFVTKSDRVKKLFYNVENIIVDEIHSFIGSNRGIQLKSLLERMSLYIKNNNPRMIGMSATVSEENYLDLKEIFQNKRVTKIIRDKGKNELKIDCNFYSDETTALNKIYEYSKTETMLVFPNTRQKVEMIAANLNKKSQKEKKYISYFSHHASVSKNIRTMVENFAKDSNKNLFTICCTSTLELGIDIGAVDSIVQYNAPYSVSSLAQRLGRSGRRTGINNLHFISDEKWDLLQGLAAISIYKKGKVDKIDVVKKPYDVMAHQILSLIVEKSEINLLELKKLTQKYQTWKNIEYEEFSDICNHLLKEKYIEILDDSVIAGINLEKLLKKAEFYTQFKVEDMYSVYNNQNKVGELPLDIRVNVDDNIYLAAGIWKIKKVEEKVRKIFVEKAKDGKPPVFLGEVGEITDELRKEMKEILFNNEMWEDYSEEIKKILEIISKNIILKQKIYFYLEKNKKEIKTFRSTKIDRTLMILLLIFLDLKDFRELNDVILSDSQVIEENINKIKKNGIEETEITDFLEKDMKKSIELGKISIVERYLTSNKYMFLIPNNLKIKYFIDNKLDIEGIKNFLETTK; encoded by the coding sequence ATGGATACTTATAAAATGTTAAAAAAAGAAATTAGAAGATATATTTATGATCAAAATTGGCAACAATTTACTAAAATACAAAATCATTCTATAAAACTTTATGGCGAAAGTGAGGATAATTTAATTTTAATTGCACCTACAGGAAAAACAGAAGTGGCTTTTTTACCTGCAATTAATAGTATTGAAAATTGGGAAAAAGGTATTAAGATAGTTTATATCTCACCATTGATTGCATTAATTAATGATCAATTTAATCGGATTTCAGAATTATGTAGATATATGGAAATAACTGTTACTAGATGGCACGGAGAAGCTTCTCAAAGCAAAAAGAGAGATATCTTAAAGAATCCCAAGGGGATATTGTTAATAACTCCTGAAAGTCTGGAAGCATTATTTGTAACAAAATCAGATAGGGTGAAAAAATTATTTTATAATGTTGAAAATATAATTGTAGATGAGATTCACAGTTTTATTGGTTCTAATCGAGGAATTCAACTTAAATCTTTACTGGAGAGAATGAGCTTATATATAAAAAATAATAATCCTAGGATGATAGGAATGTCTGCAACGGTATCAGAAGAAAATTATTTAGATTTGAAAGAAATATTTCAAAATAAAAGAGTAACAAAAATTATCAGAGATAAAGGGAAAAATGAATTAAAAATAGACTGTAATTTTTATTCTGATGAAACTACAGCATTAAATAAGATTTATGAATATTCTAAAACTGAAACAATGTTAGTTTTTCCAAATACAAGACAAAAAGTTGAAATGATAGCAGCTAATCTGAATAAAAAATCTCAAAAAGAAAAAAAATATATAAGTTATTTTTCTCATCATGCTTCAGTAAGTAAAAATATAAGGACAATGGTAGAAAATTTTGCTAAAGACTCTAATAAAAATTTATTTACAATATGTTGTACATCAACACTTGAATTAGGGATAGATATAGGAGCAGTTGATAGTATAGTTCAATACAATGCTCCTTATTCTGTATCATCTTTAGCTCAAAGATTAGGTAGAAGTGGAAGAAGAACAGGAATAAATAATTTACATTTTATTTCAGATGAAAAATGGGATTTATTACAAGGATTGGCAGCAATTTCAATTTATAAAAAAGGGAAAGTTGATAAAATAGATGTTGTGAAAAAGCCTTATGATGTAATGGCTCATCAAATATTATCTTTAATAGTTGAAAAGAGTGAAATAAATTTATTAGAGCTTAAAAAATTGACTCAAAAATATCAAACTTGGAAAAATATTGAATATGAAGAGTTTTCAGATATTTGTAATCATCTTTTGAAAGAGAAATATATCGAAATATTGGATGATAGTGTCATTGCAGGAATTAATCTTGAAAAATTATTAAAAAAAGCAGAGTTTTACACTCAATTTAAAGTAGAGGATATGTATTCAGTATACAATAATCAAAATAAAGTAGGGGAACTTCCACTAGATATAAGAGTAAATGTAGATGATAATATATATTTGGCCGCAGGAATTTGGAAAATAAAAAAAGTAGAAGAAAAAGTAAGAAAAATATTTGTAGAAAAAGCAAAAGATGGAAAACCTCCTGTGTTTTTAGGAGAAGTTGGGGAAATTACAGATGAATTAAGAAAAGAAATGAAGGAAATTTTATTTAATAATGAAATGTGGGAAGATTATTCTGAAGAAATAAAAAAAATTTTAGAAATTATTTCCAAAAACATTATTCTAAAACAGAAGATATATTTTTATTTAGAAAAAAATAAGAAGGAAATAAAAACATTTAGAAGTACAAAAATAGATAGAACTTTGATGATATTATTATTGATATTTTTAGATTTAAAAGATTTTAGAGAATTAAATGATGTAATTTTATCAGATAGTCAAGTTATAGAAGAAAATATAAATAAAATTAAAAAAAATGGAATAGAAGAAACTGAAATAACAGATTTTCTTGAAAAAGACATGAAAAAATCAATAGAATTAGGAAAAATAAGTATAGTGGAAAGATATTTAACTTCAAATAAATATATGTTTCTAATACCTAATAATTTAAAAATTAAGTATTTTATAGATAATAAACTTGATATAGAAGGAATTAAAAATTTTTTAGAGACTACAAAATAA
- a CDS encoding ATP-binding protein, giving the protein MIKINLKEADSVIKAIEGGITPRRGIQHLLVGRNNEVQEIVKILDKITEGDSEIKFWVGDFGSGKSFMLRTIESIALQKNFAVSTVDLNPTRRFYSTDGKSKALYSEIIDNIVVQTAQNGRAINTIIETWIEKVKNQIINNKNLRIEELNENTQFIEKEILNLTSSFTTSSISYEFGQAIIQYYRGILKDDYEKKEKALRWLRGNIETKTEAKRELGIGKIINDDNWYEALKTFGELILDMGYSGFVVNFDELVNLYKIPQSQTREKNYEKILNIFNECKSNKARGMFINFGATKKTVYDKVRGMSSYEALKGRLGTENDDLSNLINTKKSVLLLKPLNNEEIFILLERLKDIYNVNYKISIELDTNEIRLYMEGKLNLPGADEFLTPRAVIKDYIEILDLIRQNPNEKVIAIIEAKLGKMNKVEKDENNLDDEIEVF; this is encoded by the coding sequence ATGATTAAGATAAATCTCAAAGAAGCAGATAGTGTGATTAAAGCAATAGAGGGAGGGATAACTCCCAGAAGAGGAATACAGCATTTGTTAGTTGGAAGAAATAACGAAGTTCAGGAAATAGTAAAAATATTAGATAAAATAACTGAAGGAGATAGTGAAATAAAATTTTGGGTGGGAGATTTTGGTTCAGGAAAGAGTTTTATGTTGAGAACAATAGAATCTATTGCTTTACAAAAGAATTTTGCTGTTTCTACAGTTGACTTGAATCCTACAAGAAGATTTTATTCAACAGATGGAAAATCAAAAGCTCTTTATAGTGAAATAATAGATAATATAGTAGTTCAAACTGCTCAAAATGGAAGAGCTATAAATACAATAATAGAAACTTGGATAGAAAAAGTCAAAAATCAAATTATAAATAATAAAAATTTGAGAATAGAAGAACTGAATGAAAATACACAATTTATTGAAAAAGAAATACTAAATTTAACTTCTTCATTTACAACATCATCAATATCTTATGAATTTGGACAAGCAATTATTCAATATTATAGAGGAATATTAAAAGATGACTATGAGAAAAAGGAAAAAGCTTTAAGATGGCTTCGAGGAAATATTGAAACAAAAACCGAAGCAAAAAGAGAATTAGGAATTGGGAAGATAATCAATGATGATAACTGGTATGAGGCCTTGAAAACATTTGGAGAATTAATTTTAGATATGGGATACTCGGGTTTTGTAGTTAATTTTGATGAATTAGTTAATTTATACAAGATACCTCAATCACAAACAAGAGAAAAAAATTATGAAAAGATATTGAATATTTTTAATGAATGTAAATCTAACAAAGCTAGGGGAATGTTTATAAATTTTGGTGCAACTAAAAAAACAGTATATGATAAAGTTAGAGGAATGTCAAGTTATGAAGCATTAAAAGGGAGATTAGGAACAGAAAATGATGATTTATCAAATTTAATTAATACGAAGAAATCTGTATTATTATTAAAACCTTTGAACAATGAAGAGATATTTATACTTTTAGAAAGACTAAAAGACATTTACAATGTAAATTATAAAATTTCTATAGAACTAGATACAAACGAAATAAGATTATACATGGAAGGAAAATTAAATCTTCCAGGAGCAGATGAATTTTTGACACCAAGAGCAGTAATAAAGGATTATATTGAAATTTTAGATTTAATAAGACAGAATCCAAATGAAAAAGTAATAGCAATAATAGAAGCAAAATTAGGAAAAATGAATAAAGTGGAAAAGGATGAAAATAATCTTGATGATGAAATAGAGGTATTTTAA
- a CDS encoding tellurite resistance TerB C-terminal domain-containing protein — translation MKNYISELIKEIFSEVNKILNYKNNEKEYLKNESYDLKKESFEKEIINSDIIKKEDDFFSKENDIIDITNFKEEKIVYSEFKEDEMKIINNWESKLGKIDDYYFSELKVPFLREKILGLYNKIFEISNIELKNKNRILIKEIEKFEKENYVFKGETFKDVFYGVIKIINSKYNGIRKDITNYYCFKYFWNILEEEASEVVIDEINKYLEKLPRLNNEIIVYYNLTPNGLPYRYWDKDGKFREEYKLSDLEQRILERTSFRQTKIWNNYEAKKQMILLYLDEWKIIEERVKTEEKLKKKSKKIINAILNLQDYGYFEYNEIEGLYAILKIVENKIRSFIPTYKILETEKELESIKKFFTKSMSNELLENIENFKLSKEKIESIITYEIKNYPKDWKLKLGYIELFYEKKINLIIRFNNDENLEKIIKELLKKEENDDNKLFYLFLLNKKRELKKSEVKILEKIISVDRFQDYKKLLEKYDEITQEMYEKLKLLKFQKKKKIDLNLEKVKVTKEKFAETVSILEEYLKEENEEDDISKICNEEQKDIVVENKEQEKIENFQDNKVKEVLKVIIETQKIDENDLKNYAKEKNMSLNAYIDSINKELYDIVNDQVIILENNTVKIDEFYIDDIKEWLKEND, via the coding sequence ATGAAAAATTATATTTCAGAGTTGATAAAAGAAATTTTTTCAGAAGTAAATAAAATTTTAAATTATAAAAATAATGAAAAAGAGTATTTAAAAAATGAAAGTTATGATTTAAAAAAAGAATCTTTTGAAAAAGAAATCATAAATAGTGACATTATTAAAAAAGAAGATGATTTTTTTAGTAAAGAAAACGATATAATAGATATTACAAACTTTAAAGAAGAAAAAATTGTTTATTCTGAGTTTAAAGAAGACGAGATGAAAATTATTAACAACTGGGAATCTAAATTAGGTAAGATAGATGACTATTATTTTAGTGAATTAAAAGTTCCATTTTTAAGAGAAAAAATTTTAGGACTTTATAATAAAATATTTGAAATTTCAAATATTGAGTTAAAAAATAAAAATAGGATACTTATTAAAGAAATTGAAAAATTTGAAAAAGAAAATTATGTTTTTAAAGGAGAAACTTTTAAGGATGTTTTTTATGGAGTAATAAAGATAATAAATAGCAAGTATAATGGAATTAGAAAAGATATAACTAACTATTATTGTTTTAAATATTTTTGGAATATTTTAGAAGAAGAAGCAAGTGAAGTTGTGATAGATGAAATAAATAAATATTTAGAAAAATTGCCTAGGTTAAATAATGAAATTATAGTGTATTATAATTTAACACCAAATGGATTGCCTTATAGATATTGGGATAAAGATGGAAAATTTAGAGAAGAATATAAATTATCAGATTTGGAACAAAGAATATTGGAACGAACTAGTTTTAGGCAAACCAAAATTTGGAATAATTATGAAGCTAAGAAGCAAATGATTCTTCTATACTTGGATGAATGGAAAATCATAGAAGAAAGAGTAAAAACTGAAGAAAAACTAAAAAAGAAAAGTAAAAAAATTATAAATGCTATTTTAAATTTACAAGATTACGGTTATTTTGAATATAATGAAATAGAAGGGCTATACGCAATTTTAAAAATAGTTGAAAACAAGATTAGGAGTTTTATACCAACTTACAAAATACTTGAAACAGAAAAAGAATTAGAAAGTATAAAAAAATTTTTTACTAAATCAATGTCAAATGAATTATTGGAAAATATTGAAAATTTTAAGTTATCCAAAGAAAAAATTGAATCAATTATAACTTATGAGATAAAAAATTATCCTAAAGATTGGAAATTAAAATTAGGATATATAGAGTTATTCTATGAGAAAAAAATAAATTTAATAATAAGATTTAATAATGATGAAAATTTAGAAAAAATAATAAAAGAATTACTAAAAAAAGAAGAGAATGATGACAATAAATTATTCTATTTATTTCTATTGAATAAAAAGAGAGAATTGAAAAAATCTGAAGTAAAAATATTAGAAAAAATAATATCTGTTGATAGATTTCAAGATTATAAAAAACTATTAGAAAAATATGATGAAATAACTCAAGAAATGTATGAGAAATTAAAATTATTAAAGTTTCAGAAAAAGAAAAAAATAGATTTAAATTTGGAAAAAGTAAAAGTGACAAAAGAGAAATTTGCTGAAACAGTTAGTATTTTAGAAGAATATTTAAAAGAAGAAAATGAAGAAGATGATATTAGTAAAATTTGTAATGAAGAACAAAAAGATATAGTTGTTGAGAATAAAGAACAAGAAAAAATAGAAAATTTTCAGGATAATAAAGTAAAAGAAGTATTGAAAGTAATAATAGAAACTCAAAAAATAGATGAAAATGATTTGAAAAATTATGCTAAAGAAAAAAATATGTCATTAAATGCTTACATAGATTCTATAAATAAAGAGTTATATGATATTGTAAATGATCAGGTAATAATTCTTGAAAATAATACTGTAAAAATAGATGAATTTTATATTGACGATATAAAGGAGTGGCTCAAAGAAAATGATTAA
- the cbiE gene encoding precorrin-6y C5,15-methyltransferase (decarboxylating) subunit CbiE, protein MKNKINVLGLGPGNLDYTLPVVLKEIEKSDIIIGGKRHIESLGKYAENKEYCYINADLQRVLDFIEENRNKKISLILSGDTGFYSMLTFMRKHFEAKELNVIPGISSIQYMFARVSEYWNDAFISSVHGREVDYVEKLPEFGKIGLLTDNKNTPQKIAEILIENGMEEAIIFVGENLSYENERILELSAKKMVKVEEKFEMNVVVIYWNGKK, encoded by the coding sequence ATGAAAAATAAAATAAATGTACTTGGTTTAGGACCAGGAAATTTGGACTATACTTTGCCAGTTGTACTAAAAGAAATTGAAAAATCAGATATAATAATCGGTGGAAAACGGCATATCGAAAGTCTTGGAAAATATGCAGAAAATAAGGAATATTGCTATATTAATGCTGATTTGCAAAGAGTTTTGGATTTTATCGAAGAAAATCGAAATAAAAAAATATCATTAATCTTGTCTGGTGATACAGGTTTTTATAGTATGTTAACATTTATGAGAAAGCATTTTGAAGCAAAGGAACTTAACGTAATACCTGGAATTTCTTCGATTCAATATATGTTTGCAAGAGTTTCTGAATATTGGAATGATGCTTTTATATCAAGTGTTCACGGACGAGAAGTTGATTATGTTGAAAAATTGCCTGAATTTGGGAAAATCGGGCTTTTAACAGATAACAAAAATACACCTCAAAAAATAGCGGAAATACTTATTGAGAATGGCATGGAAGAGGCTATTATTTTTGTTGGAGAAAATTTGTCTTATGAAAATGAGAGAATTTTGGAACTTTCGGCAAAAAAAATGGTAAAGGTTGAGGAAAAATTTGAGATGAATGTGGTTGTGATTTATTGGAATGGGAAAAAATAG
- a CDS encoding radical SAM protein, with product MIRYSVIKEKNPREIVLLKGFSCAYGKCAFCNYILDNTDDEEEMNRTNLEAINQITGETGALQVINSGSVFELNDFTLSKIKEVCQEKNIKILYFEAYFGYINRLDEIRKYFSEQEVRFAIGMETFDNEFRTKVLTKNFVTNDKVLEKIKKEYKMGLFMICIKGQTKEMILRDIELAQEYFDEIALSVFVNNDTKVERDEELVKWFLTEIYPELNKNQNIEILVDNKDFGVYVQ from the coding sequence ATGATAAGATATAGTGTAATAAAAGAAAAAAATCCTAGAGAAATAGTGCTTTTAAAAGGATTCAGCTGTGCATACGGAAAATGTGCATTTTGTAATTATATTTTGGACAATACAGATGATGAAGAAGAAATGAATAGAACAAATTTAGAGGCAATTAATCAAATTACTGGAGAAACTGGAGCTTTGCAAGTTATAAATTCTGGTTCTGTCTTTGAGCTGAACGATTTTACGCTTTCTAAAATTAAAGAAGTCTGTCAAGAAAAAAATATAAAAATATTGTATTTTGAAGCATATTTTGGGTATATAAACAGGCTTGATGAAATTCGGAAATATTTTAGTGAGCAGGAAGTGCGGTTTGCTATTGGAATGGAAACTTTTGATAATGAATTTAGAACAAAAGTTCTGACAAAAAACTTTGTTACAAATGATAAAGTTTTAGAAAAAATAAAAAAAGAATATAAAATGGGACTTTTTATGATTTGTATAAAAGGACAGACAAAAGAAATGATCTTGCGTGATATAGAACTTGCTCAAGAATACTTTGATGAAATTGCACTTAGTGTCTTTGTAAATAACGATACAAAAGTGGAGCGTGATGAGGAACTTGTAAAATGGTTTTTGACTGAAATTTATCCAGAATTGAATAAAAATCAGAATATTGAAATTTTGGTTGATAATAAAGATTTTGGAGTATATGTGCAGTGA